Proteins found in one Paenibacillus borealis genomic segment:
- a CDS encoding SDR family NAD(P)-dependent oxidoreductase produces the protein MEDFRKYILELFADKLIDKNVAKKMLQKLERKPVAPEHDQDIAIIGISGRFPNAVNLNEFWNRLVQGRNCISPISKERWDDIQHLVTEVPSANASKLGGFLREIDLFAAEFFRITDEEAIAMDPYQRIFLETAWGAIEDAGMLFDDIQGTKTGLFVGRDHTNNSVYETLLGKKSLEAEAGCWSGILASRVSYVFNLRGPALVVDTACSSALVALYMACKELREGKIEMAIAGGISLDYYPGKSGAAIESFVENLTGEVKTFDRKANGTIWGEGVGAVLLKPLNKALADGDNIQAIIKGIAMNNDGQSNGILAPNSDAQREVIVSAWREAKINPEMISYIEAHGTGTKLGDPIEVKGLTSAFDEFTKKKQFCSLGSLKGNIGHVQAASGMASLIKVVLSIKHGVLPASINFSEPNSYIKFYNSPLFVNDRTREWKGNDNLLTAGINSFGFTGTNCHVVIQEAPLRTEGESVNNQPSILTITAETKEGLEIALNAYKDYLSQCSFNLDYHNICYTSNTGRVHHAYRIAVVIRSVADFKEKINIACSSRFEKLQDKDIFYAYSYPKDNLQKEEQRKKAFELIRAVQQSGDNSLLLEVCKFFVSGAELDWSELYRGMNVRKVTIPATPLKRKRYWPDNVNLMQNSKTIGYRLGHPLLESHLLTTKGQTIYGARFSAKSQWVAGEHKIMGVFAVPGAAYVEMAREAGCRHFNCEKIKIDIEFLKPLTLNNSEAEREVHMILNHWDEQLNFSIVSKSSLETGKWLEHAKGEIHKEDQTYEFSSFTDYKNISLGVGSDLISINDDTFEYGPRWNCSKQAAHIDGVFVTEIELHNKYATDLLQYYLHPALVDVAVNSAARLAEGEIGIYLPHSYRSLRIFGRTPQKMISRIYKLERDSTDELIYRVEMSDVNGKVFAVVDQYCLKKVESINNIADIRNADREQMYTRTVWSEESFPAPKNSEYAANEEILLFTDQYGVGEGLRECMEADGHRLTEVRLGDKFKQLDPNTFELASHEPDCSELLDCLSNKKFKKLYYLWPLYQSNESSMETILETELNKNVFIFLDIMKGLAKRGGLRNLEVVLVTHTVNAVTGKEAVLHPFGACIQGIGKVILQENPGLKVRCIDIDSSTSSEQLYRELESTEVPYLVALRDDKRYLQELVDCDLNKLPTDKLTLKSDGIYLITGGIGGVGLEVAGYLASKNRINLALVNRSVFPERTEWKYIIQQNENKKLCNQIKLIQAIEKTGSNVVTISADIANRDELRLVLEQLRKRYGAVHGIVHSAGIAGDGLFLRKSVAKITNVLMPKIHGTLVIDELTKEDEMDFFILCSSVIGTFGMPGSADYTAANAFMDSFSADRNLKGKRTLSIGWPAWNEVGMAVDYGVSVQDNWLFDSISTSQAMQVFDELLDHRISHILVGSINKREMRNSQDSLPLKISDHLLEGANDTNEYKALNRSGSLRTYEEPNDELEKKIHDIWVKALGSDLGVEVIGVTESYFDIGGNSVLLLKLEAEMEKYDIPVTGTDIYKHSTIRELSTFLKGVFGAEAAGVNNRK, from the coding sequence ATGGAGGACTTTCGAAAATACATTTTGGAGCTTTTTGCAGACAAGCTCATTGACAAAAATGTTGCAAAAAAAATGTTGCAAAAGCTGGAACGCAAACCTGTTGCTCCCGAACACGATCAGGACATAGCTATCATAGGAATATCCGGAAGGTTCCCCAATGCGGTTAACCTGAATGAATTTTGGAATCGCTTGGTTCAAGGGAGAAATTGTATTAGTCCAATCTCTAAAGAAAGATGGGACGATATCCAACACCTCGTGACAGAGGTGCCTTCAGCCAATGCTTCGAAATTGGGCGGATTTTTAAGAGAAATTGACCTATTTGCAGCAGAGTTTTTTCGTATAACAGATGAAGAAGCAATCGCAATGGATCCTTATCAGAGAATTTTTTTGGAGACAGCCTGGGGAGCCATCGAGGATGCAGGGATGTTATTTGATGACATTCAGGGAACTAAAACCGGGTTGTTTGTCGGTAGAGACCATACAAACAATTCTGTCTATGAGACCTTGTTGGGGAAAAAGTCCTTAGAAGCGGAGGCTGGCTGCTGGTCGGGTATTTTGGCAAGCCGAGTATCTTATGTTTTCAACTTAAGAGGTCCTGCATTGGTTGTGGATACGGCATGCTCGTCAGCGTTGGTCGCATTGTATATGGCCTGCAAGGAGCTTAGGGAAGGCAAAATAGAAATGGCCATTGCAGGCGGTATATCACTAGATTACTATCCCGGGAAGAGCGGCGCAGCCATCGAAAGCTTTGTGGAAAACTTGACCGGAGAAGTGAAGACGTTTGACCGAAAAGCAAATGGCACTATATGGGGAGAAGGGGTTGGTGCAGTCCTTCTAAAGCCGCTTAATAAAGCGCTGGCAGACGGGGACAATATTCAGGCCATAATTAAAGGAATAGCGATGAATAACGATGGCCAGTCTAATGGTATCCTAGCTCCCAATTCCGATGCTCAAAGAGAAGTTATTGTTAGTGCATGGAGAGAGGCAAAAATCAATCCGGAAATGATCTCCTACATCGAAGCACACGGAACAGGCACGAAGCTGGGCGATCCAATCGAAGTGAAGGGTTTGACATCGGCGTTTGATGAGTTCACGAAGAAAAAGCAATTCTGTTCCCTTGGATCGTTAAAAGGAAACATCGGCCATGTTCAAGCGGCTTCTGGTATGGCCTCCCTGATTAAAGTTGTGTTATCCATTAAACATGGTGTTCTTCCCGCTAGCATAAACTTCAGCGAGCCCAATAGTTATATTAAGTTTTACAACTCGCCGCTATTTGTCAATGATAGAACCAGAGAGTGGAAGGGAAATGACAATTTGTTGACAGCGGGTATCAACAGCTTTGGGTTTACCGGAACCAATTGTCATGTAGTTATTCAAGAGGCGCCCTTGCGGACAGAGGGAGAGTCGGTCAATAATCAGCCAAGCATTCTGACCATTACGGCTGAAACGAAAGAAGGTTTAGAGATTGCATTGAATGCCTATAAAGATTATCTGTCCCAATGCAGCTTTAACCTTGATTACCATAACATCTGTTATACATCCAACACGGGACGTGTTCACCATGCATACCGGATTGCGGTAGTAATAAGAAGTGTGGCTGATTTTAAAGAAAAAATCAACATTGCCTGTTCCAGTCGTTTTGAGAAACTTCAGGACAAGGACATATTTTATGCTTATTCTTACCCGAAGGACAACTTGCAGAAGGAAGAGCAGAGGAAAAAGGCTTTTGAGCTTATCCGGGCCGTCCAACAGTCGGGTGACAATTCTCTATTATTAGAGGTTTGCAAGTTCTTTGTTTCCGGGGCTGAGCTTGATTGGAGTGAACTATATCGCGGTATGAACGTTAGGAAGGTTACTATACCTGCAACTCCATTAAAAAGGAAACGTTATTGGCCCGACAATGTGAATTTAATGCAAAATAGCAAAACCATTGGGTATCGGTTGGGCCATCCGCTGCTGGAGAGCCACTTGTTGACCACGAAGGGTCAAACTATTTATGGTGCCCGTTTTAGTGCAAAAAGTCAATGGGTGGCCGGCGAGCATAAAATTATGGGTGTGTTTGCGGTCCCGGGAGCGGCTTATGTTGAAATGGCGAGAGAAGCAGGCTGCCGGCATTTCAACTGTGAGAAGATCAAGATCGACATAGAGTTTCTTAAGCCTTTGACCTTGAATAACTCAGAGGCAGAGAGAGAAGTACATATGATCCTCAACCATTGGGATGAGCAGCTCAATTTTAGTATAGTGAGCAAATCCAGCTTGGAGACCGGAAAATGGTTAGAGCATGCAAAAGGGGAGATACACAAAGAAGACCAAACGTACGAATTTTCTAGTTTTACGGATTATAAGAATATTAGCCTGGGAGTGGGCTCTGATTTAATCAGCATTAATGATGATACTTTCGAGTATGGTCCCCGGTGGAATTGTTCGAAACAGGCGGCTCATATCGATGGCGTGTTCGTTACAGAAATCGAATTACATAACAAGTATGCTACGGATTTATTACAATATTATCTTCACCCGGCATTAGTTGACGTCGCAGTCAATTCTGCTGCGAGGCTGGCCGAAGGTGAAATCGGGATATACCTGCCTCATTCCTACCGCTCCTTAAGAATTTTTGGAAGAACACCTCAGAAAATGATCAGCCGCATATATAAATTAGAGAGGGATTCGACAGATGAGTTGATATACCGAGTTGAGATGTCAGATGTTAATGGGAAAGTTTTCGCTGTTGTCGACCAATATTGTCTTAAGAAAGTGGAATCAATAAATAATATTGCAGATATAAGGAATGCTGACAGAGAGCAAATGTATACCCGTACGGTCTGGTCAGAAGAATCCTTCCCTGCACCCAAGAATTCAGAGTATGCAGCAAACGAGGAGATTCTGCTCTTTACTGATCAATATGGAGTGGGTGAAGGCCTGAGAGAATGCATGGAAGCGGATGGTCATCGGCTAACTGAGGTACGCTTGGGCGATAAATTCAAACAGCTTGATCCAAACACCTTTGAGTTAGCTTCGCATGAGCCGGACTGTTCAGAGCTGCTGGATTGTCTGAGCAATAAGAAGTTTAAAAAGCTCTACTACCTCTGGCCTTTATATCAGAGCAATGAATCATCTATGGAAACAATCCTTGAGACGGAATTAAACAAGAATGTGTTCATTTTCCTTGACATTATGAAAGGTTTAGCAAAACGCGGCGGCCTGCGTAACCTGGAAGTTGTATTGGTTACCCATACAGTGAATGCAGTTACAGGCAAGGAAGCCGTTCTTCATCCTTTTGGTGCGTGTATCCAAGGAATAGGTAAAGTCATTTTACAGGAGAATCCTGGACTAAAGGTGCGATGCATAGATATTGATAGCTCTACCAGCAGTGAACAATTATATAGAGAACTTGAGAGTACGGAAGTCCCTTATCTTGTGGCGCTTCGTGATGACAAGCGGTACCTTCAGGAGCTTGTGGATTGTGACCTGAACAAGCTCCCAACGGATAAGCTGACACTAAAGAGCGACGGTATTTATCTGATAACCGGCGGCATCGGTGGAGTCGGGTTGGAAGTTGCCGGATATTTGGCTTCGAAGAATAGGATTAACCTTGCACTTGTGAACCGTTCTGTATTTCCTGAACGGACAGAATGGAAATATATCATTCAGCAGAATGAAAATAAGAAACTATGCAATCAAATAAAATTGATCCAAGCAATTGAAAAGACGGGTTCAAACGTGGTAACGATTAGTGCGGACATTGCGAACAGGGATGAGCTGCGGCTGGTGTTAGAACAGTTGAGGAAGCGTTATGGCGCTGTACATGGGATCGTTCATAGCGCAGGAATAGCGGGTGATGGCCTTTTTTTACGGAAAAGCGTTGCGAAAATCACTAATGTTCTAATGCCCAAGATCCATGGAACTCTAGTTATAGATGAACTGACCAAGGAGGATGAGATGGACTTCTTCATCCTCTGTTCATCTGTCATAGGTACCTTTGGCATGCCTGGGTCTGCAGATTATACAGCAGCAAATGCCTTCATGGATTCGTTCTCTGCAGACCGGAATTTGAAAGGTAAACGAACGTTATCCATCGGATGGCCTGCCTGGAACGAAGTGGGGATGGCAGTGGATTATGGAGTATCTGTACAGGACAACTGGTTGTTTGACTCTATATCTACTTCTCAAGCTATGCAGGTATTCGATGAGTTGCTGGATCACCGGATCAGCCATATTCTTGTGGGTTCAATAAATAAGCGGGAAATGAGGAACAGCCAAGACTCGTTACCCCTAAAGATTTCGGATCATTTACTTGAAGGAGCGAATGATACAAATGAATACAAGGCATTAAATAGAAGTGGGTCTCTAAGAACCTATGAAGAACCCAATGATGAGCTGGAGAAGAAAATCCATGACATTTGGGTGAAAGCACTGGGCAGTGACCTTGGGGTTGAAGTAATAGGAGTCACGGAAAGTTATTTCGATATTGGGGGGAATTCTGTACTGCTTTTGAAGCTTGAAGCTGAGATGGAGAAATATGATATTCCCGTAACCGGAACAGATATTTATAAGCATAGCACCATCAGAGAGCTGTCCACCTTTTTAAAAGGTGTTTTTGGGGCAGAAGCTGCAGGAGTGAATAACAGAAAATGA
- a CDS encoding C39 family peptidase has product MRYENKIEYIKPFNELFYRYCLNNSLFPILNERGGSCLSFLVNDVPFYNFAMDRDQVLPRLEVQYNSDLSLERLLELHGIGFHQKSVCDDVVEAIVEDIDEGRPVIVWIDCYYEKIRNDTFLKKHLSHTWLIHGYNKIDRVAHIIEHIYRDSLSYEERTISLSDLINCYDGYIVLNKQTCGMPRFYECQNECGYYNTDDYLLRCGFPKYNNFSNKLDIPSYMSFDISKKDNGHFNGERCLQMYLTNMEKNFELISHGLLDLSKYVQWLKPILLSECLLRQYSEQIVMDINGIVNAKLADQYKNNHLFGPQSDLYLKVGQIVNLYQTVRSVITKFTFSQVYDKQKMESLLSILTGILEAECEYYSKFTSLCKLH; this is encoded by the coding sequence ATGAGATATGAAAACAAAATAGAGTACATTAAGCCGTTTAATGAATTGTTCTATAGATATTGTTTGAACAACTCGCTTTTTCCGATTTTAAATGAGAGGGGAGGAAGCTGTTTATCTTTTCTGGTCAACGATGTACCGTTTTACAATTTTGCCATGGATCGCGATCAGGTATTACCCAGGCTTGAGGTTCAATACAATTCTGACTTGAGCTTAGAACGATTGCTGGAGCTGCATGGTATCGGTTTTCACCAAAAATCAGTCTGCGATGACGTTGTAGAGGCTATTGTCGAAGATATTGATGAAGGCCGTCCTGTGATTGTATGGATCGATTGTTACTACGAGAAAATCAGGAACGACACATTTCTGAAAAAACATCTGTCTCATACATGGCTTATTCACGGATACAACAAAATTGACAGGGTAGCTCACATTATTGAGCATATTTATCGGGACAGTCTGTCCTATGAGGAAAGAACAATCAGTTTATCGGATCTTATTAATTGTTACGATGGATATATAGTACTCAACAAACAAACATGTGGAATGCCGCGGTTTTATGAATGTCAAAATGAATGTGGATACTATAATACTGATGATTACTTATTGAGATGCGGGTTTCCTAAGTACAATAACTTTTCCAATAAGCTAGATATTCCTTCTTATATGAGCTTCGATATAAGTAAAAAGGATAATGGTCATTTTAACGGGGAAAGGTGTTTACAAATGTACTTGACCAACATGGAGAAGAACTTTGAACTTATATCTCACGGACTACTTGATTTAAGTAAATATGTTCAATGGCTGAAACCAATTTTGTTAAGTGAATGTCTGCTACGACAATATAGTGAGCAGATCGTGATGGATATAAACGGTATTGTAAATGCAAAGCTAGCTGACCAATATAAAAATAACCATCTATTCGGTCCACAGTCAGACCTATATTTAAAAGTCGGGCAGATTGTTAATCTGTATCAGACTGTGAGGTCGGTTATAACGAAATTCACCTTTTCACAGGTCTATGATAAACAAAAAATGGAGTCACTCCTATCGATTCTAACCGGTATATTAGAAGCGGAATGCGAATATTACTCCAAATTCACTTCCCTCTGCAAACT